The Gopherus evgoodei ecotype Sinaloan lineage unplaced genomic scaffold, rGopEvg1_v1.p scaffold_57_arrow_ctg1, whole genome shotgun sequence genome includes a region encoding these proteins:
- the APEX2 gene encoding DNA-(apurinic or apyrimidinic site) lyase 2 isoform X3: MDMEVVMAGGVRGQRAGPAMGVGGTVQKGAGGAQPDPTVTPCPQGTCWRSHWPWWTATTPTSASAAPGAATQVTGEGLGPRRPGSQPLPKPGLAPDSWVLSRSFSPQPGVATFCKDSATPLAAEEGLSGLLARPGEGGAVGCYGDLGAFTPQELKALDSEGRAVITHHRIRTSAQQETTLTVINVYCPRADPQRPERAAYQASFYQLLQGRAEALLRDGGHVVILGDINTSHRPIDHCEPGDLEAFQEHPGRRWLDGFLWAPDGPPGQGLFVDTFRLLHPSQPYAFTCWRIDTGARLTNHGTRLDYVLADRALALAELRDARILPEVPGSDHCPVLAELAATFLPAPHCPPLCTRHMPEFAGTQQKLSRFLVRVEPGAGAAGVHRTCRGAGVGRGCSARRGRRLPRGQGDLLRYFRAAQGQLGTGMGQNGQELDQNASGHGTQELAQDALGQRGQEAAHSAPGQGRQLELTMGQAAGTQLSSTAHWRMVLCGPTLPPCCPGHREPCALRTVRKPGPNTSSAGLARGAHEAALLGLRSPAP; encoded by the exons ATGGACATGGAAGTAGTGATGGCAGGGGGGGTCAGAGGTCAACGAGCAGGGCCAGCGATGGGGGTTGGGGGCACTgtgcagaagggggctggaggggcccagcctgaCCCCACGGTGACCCCGTGTCCCCAGGGGACCTGCTGGCGGAGCCATTGGCCATGGTGGACGGCTACAACTCCTACTTCAGCTTCTGCCGCACCCGGAGCGGCTACTCAGGTAACGGGGGAGGGcttgggacccaggcgtccgggctcccagcccctccccaagccGGGGCTAGcaccggactcctgggttctctctcgcTCTTTCTCCCCACAACCAGGTGTGGCGACCTTCTGTAAGGACAGTGCCACCCCGCTGGCGGCGGAGGAGGGGCTCTCCGGGCTCCTGGCCCGGCCCGGGGAGGGTGGCGCCGTGGGGTGTTATGGAGACCTAGGGGCCTTCACACCCCAGGAGCTGAAGGCGCTGGACAGTGAGGGGCGCGCGGTGATCACCCACCACCGCATACG GACATCGGCACAGCAGGAGACCACCCTGACGGTGATCAATGTGTACTGCCCACGGGCCGACCCCCAGCGCCCCGAGCGCGCTGCCTACCAGGCATCCTTCtaccagctgctgcagggccGAGCCGAGGCGCTGCTAAGAGACGGGGG CCACGTTGTGATCTTGGGGGACATCAACACGTCGCATCGGCCCATCGACCACTGTGAGCCAGGGGACCTG gaggCGTTCCAGGAGCACCCAGGCCGGCGCTGGCTGGACGGGTTCCTGTGGGCGCCAGATGGGCCCCCCGGGCAGGGGCTCTTTGTCGACACCttccgcctcctgcaccccagccagccCTACGCCTTCACCTGCTGGCGCATTGACACCGGCGCCCGTCTCACCAACCACGGCACGCGGCTAGACTACGTCCTGGCCGACCGGGCACTGGCGCTGGCCGAGCTGCGAGATGCCCGCATCCTGCCTGAGGTGCCTGGCTCTGACCACTGCCCTGTGCTGGCTGAGCTGGCGGCCACCTTCCTGCCAGCGCCCCACTGCCCCCCGCTCTGCACCCGCCACATGCCCGAATTCGCCGGCACCCAGCAGAAGCTCAGCCGCTTCCTGGTCAGGGTGGAGCcaggagcaggggctgcgggaGTCCACAGGACATgtcggggggcaggggtgggacgaGGGTGCTCCGCACGGAGGGGGCGACGCCTGCCCAGGGGACAAGGGGACCTTCTGAGGTATTTCAGAGCTGCACAGGGCCAGCTGGGGACAGGCATGGGCCAGAATGGACAAGAGTTGGACCAGAATGCCTCAGGGCACGGGACACAGGAACTGGCCCAGGATGCGCTGGGGCAGAGAGGACAAGAAGCAGCCCACAGTGCACCAGGGCAGGGCAGACAATTGGAGCTGACAATGGGGCAGGCAGCAGGCACCCAGCTGAGCAGCACGGCCCACTGGCGCATGGTGCTGTGTGGCCCCACTCTCCCACCCTGTTGCCCAGGCCACAGGGAGCCATGTGCCCTGCGAACCGTCCGCAAACCCGGCCCCAAC ACTTCTTCCGCTGGGCTGGCAAGGGGCGCTCATGAAGCAGCTCTTCTGGGGCTTCGCTCCCCAGCCCCATAG
- the APEX2 gene encoding DNA-(apurinic or apyrimidinic site) lyase 2 isoform X4, translating into MRLLSWNVAGLRAGPGPAGLGALGGDVICLQETRVTRDLLAEPLAMVDGYNSYFSFCRTRSGYSGVATFCKDSATPLAAEEGLSGLLARPGEGGAVGCYGDLGAFTPQELKALDSEGRAVITHHRIRTSAQQETTLTVINVYCPRADPQRPERAAYQASFYQLLQGRAEALLRDGGHVVILGDINTSHRPIDHCEPGDLEAFQEHPGRRWLDGFLWAPDGPPGQGLFVDTFRLLHPSQPYAFTCWRIDTGARLTNHGTRLDYVLADRALALAELRDARILPEVPGSDHCPVLAELAATFLPAPHCPPLCTRHMPEFAGTQQKLSRFLVRVEPGAGAAGVHRTCRGAGVGRGCSARRGRRLPRGQGDLLRYFRAAQGQLGTGMGQNGQELDQNASGHGTQELAQDALGQRGQEAAHSAPGQGRQLELTMGQAAGTQLSSTAHWRMVLCGPTLPPCCPGHREPCALRTVRKPGPNRGRRFYICARPPGRRSDPRARCDFFRWAGKGRS; encoded by the exons ATGCGGCTTCTGAGCTGGAACGTGGCCGGGCTCCGGGCCGGGCCGGGTCCCGCGGGGCTCGGGGCGCTGGGCGGGGACGTGATCTGCCTGCAGGAGACCCGCGTCACGC GGGACCTGCTGGCGGAGCCATTGGCCATGGTGGACGGCTACAACTCCTACTTCAGCTTCTGCCGCACCCGGAGCGGCTACTCAG GTGTGGCGACCTTCTGTAAGGACAGTGCCACCCCGCTGGCGGCGGAGGAGGGGCTCTCCGGGCTCCTGGCCCGGCCCGGGGAGGGTGGCGCCGTGGGGTGTTATGGAGACCTAGGGGCCTTCACACCCCAGGAGCTGAAGGCGCTGGACAGTGAGGGGCGCGCGGTGATCACCCACCACCGCATACG GACATCGGCACAGCAGGAGACCACCCTGACGGTGATCAATGTGTACTGCCCACGGGCCGACCCCCAGCGCCCCGAGCGCGCTGCCTACCAGGCATCCTTCtaccagctgctgcagggccGAGCCGAGGCGCTGCTAAGAGACGGGGG CCACGTTGTGATCTTGGGGGACATCAACACGTCGCATCGGCCCATCGACCACTGTGAGCCAGGGGACCTG gaggCGTTCCAGGAGCACCCAGGCCGGCGCTGGCTGGACGGGTTCCTGTGGGCGCCAGATGGGCCCCCCGGGCAGGGGCTCTTTGTCGACACCttccgcctcctgcaccccagccagccCTACGCCTTCACCTGCTGGCGCATTGACACCGGCGCCCGTCTCACCAACCACGGCACGCGGCTAGACTACGTCCTGGCCGACCGGGCACTGGCGCTGGCCGAGCTGCGAGATGCCCGCATCCTGCCTGAGGTGCCTGGCTCTGACCACTGCCCTGTGCTGGCTGAGCTGGCGGCCACCTTCCTGCCAGCGCCCCACTGCCCCCCGCTCTGCACCCGCCACATGCCCGAATTCGCCGGCACCCAGCAGAAGCTCAGCCGCTTCCTGGTCAGGGTGGAGCcaggagcaggggctgcgggaGTCCACAGGACATgtcggggggcaggggtgggacgaGGGTGCTCCGCACGGAGGGGGCGACGCCTGCCCAGGGGACAAGGGGACCTTCTGAGGTATTTCAGAGCTGCACAGGGCCAGCTGGGGACAGGCATGGGCCAGAATGGACAAGAGTTGGACCAGAATGCCTCAGGGCACGGGACACAGGAACTGGCCCAGGATGCGCTGGGGCAGAGAGGACAAGAAGCAGCCCACAGTGCACCAGGGCAGGGCAGACAATTGGAGCTGACAATGGGGCAGGCAGCAGGCACCCAGCTGAGCAGCACGGCCCACTGGCGCATGGTGCTGTGTGGCCCCACTCTCCCACCCTGTTGCCCAGGCCACAGGGAGCCATGTGCCCTGCGAACCGTCCGCAAACCCGGCCCCAACCGCGGGCGGCGTTTCTACATCTGTGCCCGGCCCCCAGGGCGCCGCAGTGACCCCCGTGCCCGCTGTGACTTCTTCCGCTGGGCTGGCAAGGGGCGCTCATGA
- the APEX2 gene encoding DNA-(apurinic or apyrimidinic site) lyase 2 isoform X5 translates to MRLLSWNVAGLRAGPGPAGLGALGGDVICLQETRVTRVATFCKDSATPLAAEEGLSGLLARPGEGGAVGCYGDLGAFTPQELKALDSEGRAVITHHRIRTSAQQETTLTVINVYCPRADPQRPERAAYQASFYQLLQGRAEALLRDGGHVVILGDINTSHRPIDHCEPGDLEAFQEHPGRRWLDGFLWAPDGPPGQGLFVDTFRLLHPSQPYAFTCWRIDTGARLTNHGTRLDYVLADRALALAELRDARILPEVPGSDHCPVLAELAATFLPAPHCPPLCTRHMPEFAGTQQKLSRFLVRVEPGAGAAGVHRTCRGAGVGRGCSARRGRRLPRGQGDLLRYFRAAQGQLGTGMGQNGQELDQNASGHGTQELAQDALGQRGQEAAHSAPGQGRQLELTMGQAAGTQLSSTAHWRMVLCGPTLPPCCPGHREPCALRTVRKPGPNRGRRFYICARPPGRRSDPRARCDFFRWAGKGRS, encoded by the exons ATGCGGCTTCTGAGCTGGAACGTGGCCGGGCTCCGGGCCGGGCCGGGTCCCGCGGGGCTCGGGGCGCTGGGCGGGGACGTGATCTGCCTGCAGGAGACCCGCGTCACGC GTGTGGCGACCTTCTGTAAGGACAGTGCCACCCCGCTGGCGGCGGAGGAGGGGCTCTCCGGGCTCCTGGCCCGGCCCGGGGAGGGTGGCGCCGTGGGGTGTTATGGAGACCTAGGGGCCTTCACACCCCAGGAGCTGAAGGCGCTGGACAGTGAGGGGCGCGCGGTGATCACCCACCACCGCATACG GACATCGGCACAGCAGGAGACCACCCTGACGGTGATCAATGTGTACTGCCCACGGGCCGACCCCCAGCGCCCCGAGCGCGCTGCCTACCAGGCATCCTTCtaccagctgctgcagggccGAGCCGAGGCGCTGCTAAGAGACGGGGG CCACGTTGTGATCTTGGGGGACATCAACACGTCGCATCGGCCCATCGACCACTGTGAGCCAGGGGACCTG gaggCGTTCCAGGAGCACCCAGGCCGGCGCTGGCTGGACGGGTTCCTGTGGGCGCCAGATGGGCCCCCCGGGCAGGGGCTCTTTGTCGACACCttccgcctcctgcaccccagccagccCTACGCCTTCACCTGCTGGCGCATTGACACCGGCGCCCGTCTCACCAACCACGGCACGCGGCTAGACTACGTCCTGGCCGACCGGGCACTGGCGCTGGCCGAGCTGCGAGATGCCCGCATCCTGCCTGAGGTGCCTGGCTCTGACCACTGCCCTGTGCTGGCTGAGCTGGCGGCCACCTTCCTGCCAGCGCCCCACTGCCCCCCGCTCTGCACCCGCCACATGCCCGAATTCGCCGGCACCCAGCAGAAGCTCAGCCGCTTCCTGGTCAGGGTGGAGCcaggagcaggggctgcgggaGTCCACAGGACATgtcggggggcaggggtgggacgaGGGTGCTCCGCACGGAGGGGGCGACGCCTGCCCAGGGGACAAGGGGACCTTCTGAGGTATTTCAGAGCTGCACAGGGCCAGCTGGGGACAGGCATGGGCCAGAATGGACAAGAGTTGGACCAGAATGCCTCAGGGCACGGGACACAGGAACTGGCCCAGGATGCGCTGGGGCAGAGAGGACAAGAAGCAGCCCACAGTGCACCAGGGCAGGGCAGACAATTGGAGCTGACAATGGGGCAGGCAGCAGGCACCCAGCTGAGCAGCACGGCCCACTGGCGCATGGTGCTGTGTGGCCCCACTCTCCCACCCTGTTGCCCAGGCCACAGGGAGCCATGTGCCCTGCGAACCGTCCGCAAACCCGGCCCCAACCGCGGGCGGCGTTTCTACATCTGTGCCCGGCCCCCAGGGCGCCGCAGTGACCCCCGTGCCCGCTGTGACTTCTTCCGCTGGGCTGGCAAGGGGCGCTCATGA
- the APEX2 gene encoding DNA-(apurinic or apyrimidinic site) lyase 2 isoform X7 — protein MDMEVVMAGGVRGQRAGPAMGVGGTVQKGAGGAQPDPTVTPCPQGTCWRSHWPWWTATTPTSASAAPGAATQDIGTAGDHPDGDQCVLPTGRPPAPRARCLPGILLPAAAGPSRGAAKRRGEAFQEHPGRRWLDGFLWAPDGPPGQGLFVDTFRLLHPSQPYAFTCWRIDTGARLTNHGTRLDYVLADRALALAELRDARILPEVPGSDHCPVLAELAATFLPAPHCPPLCTRHMPEFAGTQQKLSRFLVRVEPGAGAAGVHRTCRGAGVGRGCSARRGRRLPRGQGDLLRYFRAAQGQLGTGMGQNGQELDQNASGHGTQELAQDALGQRGQEAAHSAPGQGRQLELTMGQAAGTQLSSTAHWRMVLCGPTLPPCCPGHREPCALRTVRKPGPNRGRRFYICARPPGRRSDPRARCDFFRWAGKGRS, from the exons ATGGACATGGAAGTAGTGATGGCAGGGGGGGTCAGAGGTCAACGAGCAGGGCCAGCGATGGGGGTTGGGGGCACTgtgcagaagggggctggaggggcccagcctgaCCCCACGGTGACCCCGTGTCCCCAGGGGACCTGCTGGCGGAGCCATTGGCCATGGTGGACGGCTACAACTCCTACTTCAGCTTCTGCCGCACCCGGAGCGGCTACTCAG GACATCGGCACAGCAGGAGACCACCCTGACGGTGATCAATGTGTACTGCCCACGGGCCGACCCCCAGCGCCCCGAGCGCGCTGCCTACCAGGCATCCTTCtaccagctgctgcagggccGAGCCGAGGCGCTGCTAAGAGACGGGGG gaggCGTTCCAGGAGCACCCAGGCCGGCGCTGGCTGGACGGGTTCCTGTGGGCGCCAGATGGGCCCCCCGGGCAGGGGCTCTTTGTCGACACCttccgcctcctgcaccccagccagccCTACGCCTTCACCTGCTGGCGCATTGACACCGGCGCCCGTCTCACCAACCACGGCACGCGGCTAGACTACGTCCTGGCCGACCGGGCACTGGCGCTGGCCGAGCTGCGAGATGCCCGCATCCTGCCTGAGGTGCCTGGCTCTGACCACTGCCCTGTGCTGGCTGAGCTGGCGGCCACCTTCCTGCCAGCGCCCCACTGCCCCCCGCTCTGCACCCGCCACATGCCCGAATTCGCCGGCACCCAGCAGAAGCTCAGCCGCTTCCTGGTCAGGGTGGAGCcaggagcaggggctgcgggaGTCCACAGGACATgtcggggggcaggggtgggacgaGGGTGCTCCGCACGGAGGGGGCGACGCCTGCCCAGGGGACAAGGGGACCTTCTGAGGTATTTCAGAGCTGCACAGGGCCAGCTGGGGACAGGCATGGGCCAGAATGGACAAGAGTTGGACCAGAATGCCTCAGGGCACGGGACACAGGAACTGGCCCAGGATGCGCTGGGGCAGAGAGGACAAGAAGCAGCCCACAGTGCACCAGGGCAGGGCAGACAATTGGAGCTGACAATGGGGCAGGCAGCAGGCACCCAGCTGAGCAGCACGGCCCACTGGCGCATGGTGCTGTGTGGCCCCACTCTCCCACCCTGTTGCCCAGGCCACAGGGAGCCATGTGCCCTGCGAACCGTCCGCAAACCCGGCCCCAACCGCGGGCGGCGTTTCTACATCTGTGCCCGGCCCCCAGGGCGCCGCAGTGACCCCCGTGCCCGCTGTGACTTCTTCCGCTGGGCTGGCAAGGGGCGCTCATGA
- the APEX2 gene encoding DNA-(apurinic or apyrimidinic site) lyase 2 isoform X1, with protein sequence MDMEVVMAGGVRGQRAGPAMGVGGTVQKGAGGAQPDPTVTPCPQGTCWRSHWPWWTATTPTSASAAPGAATQVTGEGLGPRRPGSQPLPKPGLAPDSWVLSRSFSPQPGVATFCKDSATPLAAEEGLSGLLARPGEGGAVGCYGDLGAFTPQELKALDSEGRAVITHHRIRTSAQQETTLTVINVYCPRADPQRPERAAYQASFYQLLQGRAEALLRDGGHVVILGDINTSHRPIDHCEPGDLEAFQEHPGRRWLDGFLWAPDGPPGQGLFVDTFRLLHPSQPYAFTCWRIDTGARLTNHGTRLDYVLADRALALAELRDARILPEVPGSDHCPVLAELAATFLPAPHCPPLCTRHMPEFAGTQQKLSRFLVRVEPGAGAAGVHRTCRGAGVGRGCSARRGRRLPRGQGDLLRYFRAAQGQLGTGMGQNGQELDQNASGHGTQELAQDALGQRGQEAAHSAPGQGRQLELTMGQAAGTQLSSTAHWRMVLCGPTLPPCCPGHREPCALRTVRKPGPNRGRRFYICARPPGRRSDPRARCDFFRWAGKGRS encoded by the exons ATGGACATGGAAGTAGTGATGGCAGGGGGGGTCAGAGGTCAACGAGCAGGGCCAGCGATGGGGGTTGGGGGCACTgtgcagaagggggctggaggggcccagcctgaCCCCACGGTGACCCCGTGTCCCCAGGGGACCTGCTGGCGGAGCCATTGGCCATGGTGGACGGCTACAACTCCTACTTCAGCTTCTGCCGCACCCGGAGCGGCTACTCAGGTAACGGGGGAGGGcttgggacccaggcgtccgggctcccagcccctccccaagccGGGGCTAGcaccggactcctgggttctctctcgcTCTTTCTCCCCACAACCAGGTGTGGCGACCTTCTGTAAGGACAGTGCCACCCCGCTGGCGGCGGAGGAGGGGCTCTCCGGGCTCCTGGCCCGGCCCGGGGAGGGTGGCGCCGTGGGGTGTTATGGAGACCTAGGGGCCTTCACACCCCAGGAGCTGAAGGCGCTGGACAGTGAGGGGCGCGCGGTGATCACCCACCACCGCATACG GACATCGGCACAGCAGGAGACCACCCTGACGGTGATCAATGTGTACTGCCCACGGGCCGACCCCCAGCGCCCCGAGCGCGCTGCCTACCAGGCATCCTTCtaccagctgctgcagggccGAGCCGAGGCGCTGCTAAGAGACGGGGG CCACGTTGTGATCTTGGGGGACATCAACACGTCGCATCGGCCCATCGACCACTGTGAGCCAGGGGACCTG gaggCGTTCCAGGAGCACCCAGGCCGGCGCTGGCTGGACGGGTTCCTGTGGGCGCCAGATGGGCCCCCCGGGCAGGGGCTCTTTGTCGACACCttccgcctcctgcaccccagccagccCTACGCCTTCACCTGCTGGCGCATTGACACCGGCGCCCGTCTCACCAACCACGGCACGCGGCTAGACTACGTCCTGGCCGACCGGGCACTGGCGCTGGCCGAGCTGCGAGATGCCCGCATCCTGCCTGAGGTGCCTGGCTCTGACCACTGCCCTGTGCTGGCTGAGCTGGCGGCCACCTTCCTGCCAGCGCCCCACTGCCCCCCGCTCTGCACCCGCCACATGCCCGAATTCGCCGGCACCCAGCAGAAGCTCAGCCGCTTCCTGGTCAGGGTGGAGCcaggagcaggggctgcgggaGTCCACAGGACATgtcggggggcaggggtgggacgaGGGTGCTCCGCACGGAGGGGGCGACGCCTGCCCAGGGGACAAGGGGACCTTCTGAGGTATTTCAGAGCTGCACAGGGCCAGCTGGGGACAGGCATGGGCCAGAATGGACAAGAGTTGGACCAGAATGCCTCAGGGCACGGGACACAGGAACTGGCCCAGGATGCGCTGGGGCAGAGAGGACAAGAAGCAGCCCACAGTGCACCAGGGCAGGGCAGACAATTGGAGCTGACAATGGGGCAGGCAGCAGGCACCCAGCTGAGCAGCACGGCCCACTGGCGCATGGTGCTGTGTGGCCCCACTCTCCCACCCTGTTGCCCAGGCCACAGGGAGCCATGTGCCCTGCGAACCGTCCGCAAACCCGGCCCCAACCGCGGGCGGCGTTTCTACATCTGTGCCCGGCCCCCAGGGCGCCGCAGTGACCCCCGTGCCCGCTGTGACTTCTTCCGCTGGGCTGGCAAGGGGCGCTCATGA
- the APEX2 gene encoding DNA-(apurinic or apyrimidinic site) lyase 2 isoform X6 — MVDGYNSYFSFCRTRSGYSGVATFCKDSATPLAAEEGLSGLLARPGEGGAVGCYGDLGAFTPQELKALDSEGRAVITHHRIRTSAQQETTLTVINVYCPRADPQRPERAAYQASFYQLLQGRAEALLRDGGHVVILGDINTSHRPIDHCEPGDLEAFQEHPGRRWLDGFLWAPDGPPGQGLFVDTFRLLHPSQPYAFTCWRIDTGARLTNHGTRLDYVLADRALALAELRDARILPEVPGSDHCPVLAELAATFLPAPHCPPLCTRHMPEFAGTQQKLSRFLVRVEPGAGAAGVHRTCRGAGVGRGCSARRGRRLPRGQGDLLRYFRAAQGQLGTGMGQNGQELDQNASGHGTQELAQDALGQRGQEAAHSAPGQGRQLELTMGQAAGTQLSSTAHWRMVLCGPTLPPCCPGHREPCALRTVRKPGPNRGRRFYICARPPGRRSDPRARCDFFRWAGKGRS, encoded by the exons ATGGTGGACGGCTACAACTCCTACTTCAGCTTCTGCCGCACCCGGAGCGGCTACTCAG GTGTGGCGACCTTCTGTAAGGACAGTGCCACCCCGCTGGCGGCGGAGGAGGGGCTCTCCGGGCTCCTGGCCCGGCCCGGGGAGGGTGGCGCCGTGGGGTGTTATGGAGACCTAGGGGCCTTCACACCCCAGGAGCTGAAGGCGCTGGACAGTGAGGGGCGCGCGGTGATCACCCACCACCGCATACG GACATCGGCACAGCAGGAGACCACCCTGACGGTGATCAATGTGTACTGCCCACGGGCCGACCCCCAGCGCCCCGAGCGCGCTGCCTACCAGGCATCCTTCtaccagctgctgcagggccGAGCCGAGGCGCTGCTAAGAGACGGGGG CCACGTTGTGATCTTGGGGGACATCAACACGTCGCATCGGCCCATCGACCACTGTGAGCCAGGGGACCTG gaggCGTTCCAGGAGCACCCAGGCCGGCGCTGGCTGGACGGGTTCCTGTGGGCGCCAGATGGGCCCCCCGGGCAGGGGCTCTTTGTCGACACCttccgcctcctgcaccccagccagccCTACGCCTTCACCTGCTGGCGCATTGACACCGGCGCCCGTCTCACCAACCACGGCACGCGGCTAGACTACGTCCTGGCCGACCGGGCACTGGCGCTGGCCGAGCTGCGAGATGCCCGCATCCTGCCTGAGGTGCCTGGCTCTGACCACTGCCCTGTGCTGGCTGAGCTGGCGGCCACCTTCCTGCCAGCGCCCCACTGCCCCCCGCTCTGCACCCGCCACATGCCCGAATTCGCCGGCACCCAGCAGAAGCTCAGCCGCTTCCTGGTCAGGGTGGAGCcaggagcaggggctgcgggaGTCCACAGGACATgtcggggggcaggggtgggacgaGGGTGCTCCGCACGGAGGGGGCGACGCCTGCCCAGGGGACAAGGGGACCTTCTGAGGTATTTCAGAGCTGCACAGGGCCAGCTGGGGACAGGCATGGGCCAGAATGGACAAGAGTTGGACCAGAATGCCTCAGGGCACGGGACACAGGAACTGGCCCAGGATGCGCTGGGGCAGAGAGGACAAGAAGCAGCCCACAGTGCACCAGGGCAGGGCAGACAATTGGAGCTGACAATGGGGCAGGCAGCAGGCACCCAGCTGAGCAGCACGGCCCACTGGCGCATGGTGCTGTGTGGCCCCACTCTCCCACCCTGTTGCCCAGGCCACAGGGAGCCATGTGCCCTGCGAACCGTCCGCAAACCCGGCCCCAACCGCGGGCGGCGTTTCTACATCTGTGCCCGGCCCCCAGGGCGCCGCAGTGACCCCCGTGCCCGCTGTGACTTCTTCCGCTGGGCTGGCAAGGGGCGCTCATGA
- the APEX2 gene encoding DNA-(apurinic or apyrimidinic site) lyase 2 isoform X2, with translation MGRGQGPEAGALSVSSLLPVLRSSLPVLSGCGAERGGSEGTCWRSHWPWWTATTPTSASAAPGAATQVTGEGLGPRRPGSQPLPKPGLAPDSWVLSRSFSPQPGVATFCKDSATPLAAEEGLSGLLARPGEGGAVGCYGDLGAFTPQELKALDSEGRAVITHHRIRTSAQQETTLTVINVYCPRADPQRPERAAYQASFYQLLQGRAEALLRDGGHVVILGDINTSHRPIDHCEPGDLEAFQEHPGRRWLDGFLWAPDGPPGQGLFVDTFRLLHPSQPYAFTCWRIDTGARLTNHGTRLDYVLADRALALAELRDARILPEVPGSDHCPVLAELAATFLPAPHCPPLCTRHMPEFAGTQQKLSRFLVRVEPGAGAAGVHRTCRGAGVGRGCSARRGRRLPRGQGDLLRYFRAAQGQLGTGMGQNGQELDQNASGHGTQELAQDALGQRGQEAAHSAPGQGRQLELTMGQAAGTQLSSTAHWRMVLCGPTLPPCCPGHREPCALRTVRKPGPNRGRRFYICARPPGRRSDPRARCDFFRWAGKGRS, from the exons ATGGGGCGGGGCCAAGGCCCGGAAGCGGGAGCTCTGAGCGTTTCTAGTCTCCTCCCGGTCCTCCGATCATCACTTCCGGTGCTGAGCGGATGTGGTGCGGAGCGGGGCGGAAGTGAA GGGACCTGCTGGCGGAGCCATTGGCCATGGTGGACGGCTACAACTCCTACTTCAGCTTCTGCCGCACCCGGAGCGGCTACTCAGGTAACGGGGGAGGGcttgggacccaggcgtccgggctcccagcccctccccaagccGGGGCTAGcaccggactcctgggttctctctcgcTCTTTCTCCCCACAACCAGGTGTGGCGACCTTCTGTAAGGACAGTGCCACCCCGCTGGCGGCGGAGGAGGGGCTCTCCGGGCTCCTGGCCCGGCCCGGGGAGGGTGGCGCCGTGGGGTGTTATGGAGACCTAGGGGCCTTCACACCCCAGGAGCTGAAGGCGCTGGACAGTGAGGGGCGCGCGGTGATCACCCACCACCGCATACG GACATCGGCACAGCAGGAGACCACCCTGACGGTGATCAATGTGTACTGCCCACGGGCCGACCCCCAGCGCCCCGAGCGCGCTGCCTACCAGGCATCCTTCtaccagctgctgcagggccGAGCCGAGGCGCTGCTAAGAGACGGGGG CCACGTTGTGATCTTGGGGGACATCAACACGTCGCATCGGCCCATCGACCACTGTGAGCCAGGGGACCTG gaggCGTTCCAGGAGCACCCAGGCCGGCGCTGGCTGGACGGGTTCCTGTGGGCGCCAGATGGGCCCCCCGGGCAGGGGCTCTTTGTCGACACCttccgcctcctgcaccccagccagccCTACGCCTTCACCTGCTGGCGCATTGACACCGGCGCCCGTCTCACCAACCACGGCACGCGGCTAGACTACGTCCTGGCCGACCGGGCACTGGCGCTGGCCGAGCTGCGAGATGCCCGCATCCTGCCTGAGGTGCCTGGCTCTGACCACTGCCCTGTGCTGGCTGAGCTGGCGGCCACCTTCCTGCCAGCGCCCCACTGCCCCCCGCTCTGCACCCGCCACATGCCCGAATTCGCCGGCACCCAGCAGAAGCTCAGCCGCTTCCTGGTCAGGGTGGAGCcaggagcaggggctgcgggaGTCCACAGGACATgtcggggggcaggggtgggacgaGGGTGCTCCGCACGGAGGGGGCGACGCCTGCCCAGGGGACAAGGGGACCTTCTGAGGTATTTCAGAGCTGCACAGGGCCAGCTGGGGACAGGCATGGGCCAGAATGGACAAGAGTTGGACCAGAATGCCTCAGGGCACGGGACACAGGAACTGGCCCAGGATGCGCTGGGGCAGAGAGGACAAGAAGCAGCCCACAGTGCACCAGGGCAGGGCAGACAATTGGAGCTGACAATGGGGCAGGCAGCAGGCACCCAGCTGAGCAGCACGGCCCACTGGCGCATGGTGCTGTGTGGCCCCACTCTCCCACCCTGTTGCCCAGGCCACAGGGAGCCATGTGCCCTGCGAACCGTCCGCAAACCCGGCCCCAACCGCGGGCGGCGTTTCTACATCTGTGCCCGGCCCCCAGGGCGCCGCAGTGACCCCCGTGCCCGCTGTGACTTCTTCCGCTGGGCTGGCAAGGGGCGCTCATGA